A portion of the Zymoseptoria tritici IPO323 chromosome 8, whole genome shotgun sequence genome contains these proteins:
- the ERG3 gene encoding ERG3, C-5 sterol desaturase (C-5 sterol desaturase, catalyzes the introduction of a C-5(6) double bond into episterol, a precursor in ergosterol biosynthesis) — MDVVLEVFDTYLFDRVYATLLPISQSITFDPVSTLAASLKTFANHNATFAQHQQQQQQEYLTKSSWQYTPTTDSFSLEPSEYAYLSRWDRDNLFRQFVSFFIISSVFANVLYFTFATLSYIFIFDKTTVNHPKYLKNQMKLEIQQAIAAIPTIAVFTAPWFVAEVRGYSFIYDNLSEVNHPIVTHIFGSWYTYLQFPIFLMFTDFCIYWIHRALHHPILYRRLHKPHHKWIMPTPYASLAFHPLDGYAQSVPYHLFPFLFPLHKFAYIALFTFIQIWTVMIHDGEYVANSPIINGAACHTMHHLYFNYNYGQFTTLWDRLGGSYRKPNEELFKRETKTSDAEWKRQAKEMEKMVVEVEGKDDRSYEPDVVVKKVQ, encoded by the coding sequence ATGGACGTCGTCCTCGAGGTGTTTGACACGTACCTCTTCGACCGAGTCTACGCGACCCTCCTCCCCATATCGCAGTCCATCACCTTTGACCCGGtctccaccctcgccgcGTCGCTCAAAACATTCGCCAACCACAACGCGACCTTTGCCCAAcaccagcaacaacaacaacaagaatACCTCACAAAATCATCATGGCAATACACACCCACGACcgactccttctccctcgaGCCGAGCGAATACGCATACCTCTCCCGCTGGGACCGTGACAACCTCTTCCGTCAATTCGTCTCattcttcatcatctcctccgtctTCGCCAATGTCCTCTACTTCACCTTTGCGACCCTCTCCtacatcttcatcttcgacaaGACGACCGTCAACCATCCGAAATACCTCAAGAACCAGATGAAGCTGGAGATTCAACAAGCCATTGCCGCCATCCCCACCATTGCCGTGTTCACCGCCCCATGGTTTGTCGCTGAGGTTCGAGGATACTCCTTCATCTACGACAACCTGTCCGAGGTCAACCACCCGATCGTAACCCACATCTTTGGCAGCTGGTACACGTACCTCCAATTCCCCATCTTCCTCATGTTCACCGACTTCTGCATCTACTGGATCCACCGCGCGCTCCACCACCCGATCCTCTACCGCCGTCTCCACAAGCCGCATCACAAATGGATCATGCCGACTCCCTACGCCTCTCTCGCCTTCCACCCGCTCGACGGATATGCTCAGAGTGTGCCGTACCACCTCTTTCCGTTTCTCTTCCCGCTCCACAAGTTCGCTTACATCGCGCTATTCACATTCATCCAGATCTGGACGGTTATGATTCACGACGGGGAGTACGTCGCCAACTCGCCGATCATCAACGGAGCGGCGTGTCATACGATGCACCACTTGTACTTCAACTACAACTATGGGCAATTCACCACGTTGTGGGACCGTCTGGGAGGCAGCTACAGGAAACCTAATGAAGAGCTGTTCAAGAGGGAGACGAAGACAAGTGATGCCGAGTGGAAGAGGcaggcgaaggagatggagaagatggtTGTCGAGGTGGAAGGAAAGGACGATCGGAGTTACGAGCCGGATGTCGTGGTGAAGAAGGTGCAATGA